A single genomic interval of Lathyrus oleraceus cultivar Zhongwan6 chromosome 7, CAAS_Psat_ZW6_1.0, whole genome shotgun sequence harbors:
- the LOC127101437 gene encoding aldehyde dehydrogenase family 2 member C4 codes for MSDLNSSNNTSLFKIPTIKYNRLFINGDFVDSVSGTTFETIDPRTGEVIARISEGAKEDIDIAVKAAREAFDSGPWPRMSGFERAKIMMKFAELIDENTEELAALDAIDAGKLYYIAKAIEIPSSANTLRYYAGAADKIHGEVLKSSGQFHAYTLMEPIGVVGHITPWNAPSSIFFVKVSPALAAGCTMVLKPAEQTPLSALFYAHLAKLAGIPNGVLNVVPGFGPTAGAAISSHMDIDVVSFTGSVEVGREIMQAAAKSNLKHVSLELGGKSPLIIFDDADVDKAAELALFGLLTNKGEVCVASSRVFVQEGIYDQVEKKLVEKAKAWIVGDPFDPKTQQGPQADRNQFEKIISYIEHGKSEGATLLTGGKAVGSQGYYIEPTIFSNVKEDMLIAKDEIFGPVMALMKFKTVEEAIKSANNTRYGLAAGIVTKNLDIANTVSRSIRAGVIWINCYLALGNDIPFGGYKMSGFGRDLGLEALHKYLQVKSVVTPIYNSPWL; via the exons ATGTCTGATCTTAACTCCAGCAACAACACCTCCTTGTTCAAAATACCAACCATCAAGTATAACAGACTCTTCATCAATGGAGATTTTGTTGATTCTGTATCAG GAACAACATTTGAGACAATAGACCCAAGAACAGGAGAGGTGATTGCAAGAATCAGTGAAGGAGCTaaagaagacattgacattgcAGTTAAAGCAGCGCGCGAGGCATTTGACTCGGGTCCATGGCCACGAATGTCTGGTTTC GAAAGGGCAAAAATAATGATGAAATTTGCAGAACTAATAGATGAAAACACAGAAGAACTAGCAGCATTAGATGCAATTGATGCTGGAAAGTTGTACTATATTGCAAAGGCTATAGAAATACCTTCATCGGCAAATACACTACGTTACTACGCAGGTGCTGCTGATAAAATCCATGGTGAGGTATTAAAATCTTCTGGCCAATTCCATGCTTACACATTAATGGAACCAATTGGAGTTGTGGGACATATCACTCCATGGAATGCGCCCAGTTCAATTTTCTTCGTAAAAGTTAGTCCTGCTTTAGCTGCTGGTTGCACCATGGTCCTCAAACCTGCTGAACAAACACCTCTCTCAGCTTTGTTTTATGCTCATCTAGCTAAGCTA GCTGGAAttccaaatggagttttgaaTGTAGTACCTGGATTTGGCCCAACTGCTGGTGCTGCAATTAGCTCACACATGGACATAGATGTG GTTAGCTTTACTGGTTCGGTTGAAGTAGGCCGCGAAATAATGCAAGCTGCAGCAAAGAGTAATTTAAAACATGTTTCACTAGAACTAGGAGGGAAGTCACCTCTCATTATTTTCGATGATGCTGATGTCGACAAAGCTGCTGAGCTAGCTCTTTTCGGTCTCCTAACTAACAAG GGAGAAGTTTGTGTCGCAAGTTCCCGTGTGTTTGTTCAGGAAGGGATATATGATCAAGTCGAGAAGAAGTTGGTGGAGAAAGCAAAAGCTTGGATTGTTGGTGATCCTTTTGATCCTAAAACTCAACAAGGACCTCAG GCTGATAGGAACCAATTTGAAAAAATTATTTCCTATATTGAGCATGGAAAGAGCGAAGGAGCAACACTCTTGACTGGAGGTAAAGCAGTGGGAAGCCAGGGCTATTACATTGAACCTACAATTTTCTCCAATGTAAAG GAGGACATGCTAATAGCAAAGGATGAAATATTTGGCCCCGTGATGGCACTAATGAAGTTTAA GACTGTCGAGGAAGCTATTAAGAGTGCTAACAATACCAGATATGGCCTAGCAGCAGGCATTGTGACCAAGAACTTGGATATTGCAAACACTGTGTCAAGGTCAATCCGGGCCGGCGTTATTTGGATCAACTGTTATTTAGCCTTGGGAAATGACATTCCTTTTGGAGGATATAAAATGAGTGGATTTGGAAGAGATTTGGGATTAGAAGCTCTTCACAAGTACTTACAAGTTAAATCTGTTGTAACACCTATTTACAACTCCCCTTGGCTTTGA